The following proteins are encoded in a genomic region of Hyla sarda isolate aHylSar1 chromosome 3, aHylSar1.hap1, whole genome shotgun sequence:
- the SERINC1 gene encoding serine incorporator 1 has protein sequence MGGVLGLCSAASWIPCLCGSAPCLLCRCCPSGNNSTVTRLIYAFFLLLGVGVACVMLMPGMEEHLKKIPGFCEGGMGSSIPGVSVHVNCDVLVGYKAVYRVCFGMAMFFLLFSLVMIKVKSSQDPRAAVHNGFWFFKFAAAIGITVGAFFIPEGPFTTVWFYVGMGGAFCFILIQLVLLIDFAHSWNESWVEKMEEGNSRCWYAALLSATGINYALSLVAIVLFYVYYTHPDGCYENKAFISVNLLLCMGASIMSVLPKIQESQPRSGLLQSSVITIYTMYLTWSAMTNEPDRKCNPSLLSIIGYNSTTTPGQVQVVQWWDAQGIVGLILFLLCVLYSSIRTSTNSQVNKLTLTSDESTLIEDGSRSDGSLGDPDDVHRAVDNERDGVTYSYSFFHFMLFLASLYIMMTLTNWYSPDSSYETMTSKWPSVWVKISSSWVCIVLYVWTLVAPLVLTNREFD, from the exons ATGGGGGGCGTCCTCGGCCTTTGCTCTGCTGCCAGCTGG ATTCCTTGCCTTTGTGGCAGTGCACCATGTCTTCTTTGTCGCTGCTGCCCAAGTGGGAACAATTCCACAGTTACCCGACTCATCTATGCATTCTTTTTACTGCTGGGGGTTGGAGTTGCTTGTGTGATGTTaatgcctggaatggaggagcaTCTAAAAAAG ATTCCTGGCTTCTGTGAGGGAGGAATGGGATCTTCAATTCCAGGAGTGAGCGTACATGTGAACTGTGATGTGCTGGTTGGATATAAAGCGGTGTATCGTGTGTGCTTTGGAATGGCCatgtttttccttcttttttcccTTGTTATGATTAAAGTGAAGAGTAGCCAGGATCCACGTGCTGCGGTGCATAACGG CTTTTGGTTCTTTAAATTTGCGGCAGCGATTGGAATTACTGTTGGAGCATTTTTCATCCCTGAAGGACCTTTCACAACCG TGTGGTTCTATGTTGGCATGGGCGGTGCATTCTGCTTTATACTTATCCAGCTTGTTTTGCTGATTGACTTTGCCCATTCCTGGAATGAATCCTGGGTTGAAAAGATGGAGGAAGGAAATTCTCGATGCTGGTATGCAG CTCTGCTGTCAGCAACTGGTATTAACTATGCCCTGTCCCTAGTAGCTATAGTGCTCTTCTATGTCTACTACACTCATCCCGATGGCTGCTATGAAAATAAAGCATTTATCAGTGTCAATTTGCTACTGTGCATGGGAGCTTCTATAATGTCTGTTCTACCCAAAATTCAG GAATCTCAACCCAGATCTGGCTTGCTACAGTCCTCGGTGATAACCATTTACACTATGTATCTGACTTGGTCTGCCATGACCAATGAGCCTG ATCGTAAATGCAATCCCAGCTTGCTTAGCATTATTGGCTACAACTCTACCACCACTCCAGGTCAAGTTCAGGTAGTGCAGTGGTGGGATGCCCAGGGAATTGTTGGACTTATTCTCTTCTTGCTCTGCGTCTTATACTCTAG CATTCGAACATCAACTAATAGCCAGGTGAACAAACTGACTCTGACTAGTGATGAATCTACACTGATAGAAGATGGGAGCAGAAGTGACGGTTCCCTGGGGGATCCTGATGATGTGCACCGTGCTGTTGACAATGAGCGGGACGGGGTTACCTACAGCTACTCATTCTTTCACTTCATGCTTTTCCTGGCATCTCTTTACATTATGATGACCCTTACCAATTGGTACAG cCCTGACTCGTCCTACGAGACTATGACTAGCAAATGGCCATCAGTTTGGGTAAAAATTTCATCCAGCTGGGTGTGTATTGTTCTGTATGTGTGGACACTGGTTGCTCCATTGGTTCTGACCAATCGTGAGTTTGACTAG